In Deinococcus sp. QL22, the following are encoded in one genomic region:
- a CDS encoding rhodanese-like domain-containing protein: MLIPPNATLIDLRSEALRAAQPLGEYVNNSVLAVTLEAIEEGTHSLATVPGPLLVICERGVRSGLAARYLRADGLDAGHVVGGLAALIEK, encoded by the coding sequence ATGCTCATCCCGCCTAACGCCACGCTGATAGACCTGCGCTCAGAGGCGCTGCGGGCCGCCCAGCCTCTAGGCGAATATGTCAACAATTCCGTGCTGGCCGTCACTCTGGAAGCGATAGAAGAAGGCACACACAGCCTCGCCACTGTGCCGGGGCCGCTGCTGGTGATCTGTGAGCGGGGCGTGCGCTCCGGCCTGGCGGCGCGGTATTTGCGGGCCGATGGCCTGGACGCGGGGCATGTGGTGGGCGGACTGGCAGCCTTGATAGAAAAATAG
- a CDS encoding rhodanese-like domain-containing protein, whose product MTAGTLNEATPTEGQQLVQGGALLVDVREQNEYDEIHAEGATLIPLSEFETRFAELPKDRPLVMICRSGARSDRAGQFLLQNGYSDVTNLKGGTMAWAEQGLPTVKGGQ is encoded by the coding sequence ATGACTGCCGGAACTTTGAACGAAGCGACGCCCACCGAAGGGCAACAATTGGTGCAGGGCGGCGCACTGCTGGTGGATGTGCGCGAGCAGAACGAATACGACGAAATCCACGCCGAGGGAGCCACCCTGATTCCCCTGAGCGAATTTGAAACCCGCTTTGCCGAACTGCCCAAAGACCGCCCATTGGTCATGATTTGCCGCAGTGGGGCGCGGAGTGACCGGGCCGGACAATTCCTGCTTCAGAATGGCTACAGCGACGTGACCAACCTGAAGGGCGGCACGATGGCCTGGGCCGAACAGGGCCTGCCCACCGTGAAGGGCGGCCAGTAA
- a CDS encoding metal-sulfur cluster assembly factor, whose amino-acid sequence MDDLTPIPASELAAAGMPTEEQVMEALKVVKDPEIPVNVVDLGLIYGVDINPDGIIDITMTLTSVGCPVQDLIRADAEMAVSRLDNVNQVNVEFVWTPAWGPDKMTEDGKRQMRMFGFNL is encoded by the coding sequence ATGGACGACTTGACTCCGATTCCCGCCAGCGAATTGGCCGCCGCCGGAATGCCTACCGAGGAGCAGGTCATGGAAGCCCTGAAAGTGGTCAAAGACCCTGAAATCCCTGTAAACGTGGTCGATCTGGGCCTGATCTACGGCGTGGACATCAACCCGGACGGCATTATTGACATTACGATGACCCTGACCAGCGTGGGCTGCCCCGTGCAAGACCTGATCCGCGCCGACGCCGAGATGGCCGTAAGCCGTCTGGACAACGTGAATCAGGTGAACGTGGAGTTCGTGTGGACACCCGCGTGGGGGCCGGACAAGATGACCGAAGACGGCAAACGCCAGATGCGGATGTTCGGATTTAACCTGTAA
- a CDS encoding DMT family transporter, with product MLSIQGGAAFAKTLFPQLGPMGTTTLRVTLAALILGLIFRPRLSALNRGDWLAIIPYGLSLGLMNLAFYLSLTRLPLGLAVTLEFVGPLVLSLVLSRRPLDFAWVGLAAVGIVMIAPHGGGSAALDPIGAALALLAGAFWALYILAGGAVARRLPGATGVVAGMAIAALVSLPFGLVQAGAGLLHPSALLIGFGVAILSSALPYTLEMYALRALPARVFGVMMSIEPAFAALSGLLFLNERLTLVQWLAVACVIAASAGISLTGVSAHSEPEPIG from the coding sequence ATGCTGTCTATTCAGGGCGGCGCGGCTTTTGCCAAAACGCTGTTTCCGCAATTGGGGCCAATGGGCACGACGACGCTGCGAGTCACGTTGGCCGCGCTGATCTTGGGTCTGATCTTCCGCCCCCGCCTCAGCGCTCTCAATCGGGGCGATTGGTTGGCCATCATTCCCTACGGCCTGTCCCTCGGGCTGATGAACCTGGCGTTTTATCTGTCTCTCACGCGCTTGCCGCTGGGCTTGGCCGTAACCCTAGAATTTGTGGGGCCGCTGGTATTGTCGCTGGTTTTGTCGCGCCGCCCATTGGATTTTGCTTGGGTGGGGTTGGCCGCTGTGGGCATCGTCATGATCGCGCCACACGGGGGAGGGAGCGCGGCGCTTGACCCGATAGGCGCGGCGTTGGCCCTCTTGGCGGGCGCCTTTTGGGCGCTGTACATCCTTGCAGGCGGGGCGGTGGCACGGCGCTTGCCGGGGGCGACGGGCGTGGTGGCGGGCATGGCTATTGCCGCGCTGGTGTCGCTGCCGTTCGGGTTGGTGCAGGCGGGTGCGGGCTTGCTGCACCCCTCCGCGTTATTGATTGGCTTTGGCGTGGCCATTCTATCGAGTGCGCTGCCCTACACCCTGGAAATGTACGCCCTTCGCGCCCTGCCCGCCCGCGTCTTCGGCGTGATGATGAGTATAGAACCGGCCTTTGCTGCCCTGAGTGGCCTGCTGTTCCTGAACGAACGCCTGACGCTGGTGCAGTGGTTGGCGGTGGCCTGTGTTATTGCCGCCAGTGCCGGAATCAGCCTGACCGGAGTCAGCGCTCACAGCGAGCCGGAGCCGATTGGGTGA
- the proB gene encoding glutamate 5-kinase — translation MRVVLKLGTSVLTAGGDRIHAPRIVDLMRGMVAVRAAGHEVVLVTSGAVIAGWEALNFPPRDRTLAEKQLLAAVGQGRLMHTYAQIADLYRVPVAQVLLTADDFRDRTRYLNARTTLDACLSRGVLPIINENDTVATGQLKVGDNDTLSAFVANLTEADLLVILTDAPGLYTADPRTHPDATLIPVVERVTPDIWALAGGAGSHRGTGGMHTKIQAAEIATRAGTPVVVAPGDAPDALPRIVSGEALGTRFLAAVNRLEARKRWILAEIAPGCVTLDEGAARAVRERGGSLLPAGITAVEGTFERGQTIRLLAPDGSEVARGLTRYRAADLSRILGRHSREIEGLLGFTYGAEAVHRDDLVRI, via the coding sequence ATGCGCGTTGTTCTGAAGTTGGGTACGAGTGTCTTGACCGCCGGGGGAGACCGGATTCACGCGCCCCGGATCGTGGATCTGATGCGGGGCATGGTGGCGGTGCGGGCGGCGGGGCATGAGGTGGTACTGGTCACGTCGGGCGCGGTCATAGCCGGGTGGGAGGCGCTGAATTTTCCGCCGCGTGACCGGACTCTGGCCGAAAAACAGTTGTTGGCAGCCGTAGGACAGGGCCGCCTGATGCACACCTACGCCCAGATTGCCGACCTGTACAGGGTTCCGGTGGCTCAGGTCTTGCTCACCGCCGACGATTTCCGAGACCGCACGCGCTACCTGAATGCCCGCACCACGCTGGACGCCTGCCTGTCGCGGGGCGTGCTGCCGATCATCAACGAAAACGACACGGTGGCGACCGGGCAACTGAAAGTGGGCGACAACGACACGCTTTCTGCCTTTGTCGCCAACCTCACCGAAGCCGATTTGCTGGTTATTCTGACCGACGCGCCCGGCCTGTACACCGCCGACCCGCGCACCCACCCCGACGCCACCCTGATTCCCGTCGTGGAGCGCGTGACCCCCGACATCTGGGCGCTGGCGGGCGGCGCAGGCAGCCACCGGGGCACGGGCGGGATGCACACCAAAATTCAGGCCGCCGAAATCGCCACCCGCGCCGGAACCCCGGTGGTGGTCGCGCCCGGAGACGCCCCCGACGCCCTGCCCCGAATTGTGAGCGGCGAGGCGCTGGGCACGCGCTTTTTGGCCGCCGTGAACCGATTGGAGGCCCGCAAACGTTGGATTCTGGCCGAAATCGCGCCGGGTTGTGTGACGCTGGACGAGGGCGCGGCGCGGGCCGTGCGCGAACGGGGCGGTAGCCTGCTTCCCGCCGGAATTACCGCTGTAGAAGGCACCTTTGAGCGAGGCCAGACCATTCGGCTGTTGGCGCCCGATGGCAGCGAGGTGGCGCGTGGCCTGACCCGGTACCGCGCCGCCGACCTGTCGCGCATTCTGGGTCGCCACTCCCGCGAGATAGAGGGCCTGCTGGGCTTTACCTACGGCGCAGAAGCAGTGCACCGGGATGATCTGGTGAGGATTTAG